A region of Natribaculum luteum DNA encodes the following proteins:
- a CDS encoding alkaline phosphatase family protein — translation MVDTHTSSAGAERAFVLGIDGVPWDLIRKWIEVGELPHFETLFEDGAVGPLESTVPPMTPTAWPSIATGVWPDKHGIYGFQRLESDHTQRMNTSEDLRQPPLWQQLSPAVVGNVPMTYPAGDVDGRMVAGMVSPQMAEGFTHPPEFADEIREEIPDYKIGLNWYDYHGNETAFKSDLASLVAARRKLMNRLMDIEDWQLFFFVYTAPDRLQHLIWDEKVILEHYKQLDDILGDVIEYVSGRNANLFVVSDHGFGPVSTLVHLNAVLANGGYLARKRQDGTRSSLARLGITKSNVLETLKRFGVDNGRFVNSLPKPLVDRIAERVPGDHGLYDVDFSETVAFAHGPSYIYVNDSNRFGHGIVPPEDVPELKRELASLFSDLTDPETGEEVVTVSDGDDLFPTDTASPDLVVVGNDGYEEKTNVTDSVFSAAETEMAGHRSRGVFFAWGPNVKDCDPVADLSVVDVAPTVLHSIGEPIPENVDGAVQNELLETSRDLAVRSVEVRQNANETTDTQRDDDFDGVEERLRGLGYME, via the coding sequence ATGGTAGATACGCATACTAGCTCCGCCGGTGCCGAACGGGCCTTCGTTCTTGGGATCGACGGCGTCCCGTGGGACCTCATCCGAAAATGGATCGAGGTCGGGGAGTTGCCGCATTTTGAGACACTCTTCGAAGACGGCGCAGTAGGGCCGTTAGAAAGCACAGTGCCGCCGATGACGCCGACTGCGTGGCCATCGATTGCAACTGGCGTCTGGCCCGACAAGCACGGAATCTATGGCTTTCAACGGCTGGAGTCAGATCACACACAGCGGATGAATACGAGTGAAGATCTGAGACAACCACCGCTGTGGCAACAGCTGTCTCCTGCAGTCGTGGGTAACGTTCCGATGACGTACCCCGCAGGTGACGTCGACGGCAGGATGGTCGCCGGAATGGTCTCGCCACAAATGGCTGAAGGATTCACGCATCCGCCCGAGTTCGCCGACGAGATCCGCGAGGAGATTCCAGACTACAAAATAGGACTCAACTGGTACGATTACCACGGGAACGAAACGGCGTTCAAAAGCGACCTCGCGTCACTCGTCGCGGCGCGTCGAAAGCTGATGAATCGGCTCATGGATATCGAGGATTGGCAATTATTTTTCTTCGTCTACACGGCTCCCGATCGGCTTCAGCACCTAATCTGGGACGAAAAGGTCATTCTCGAGCACTACAAACAACTCGACGACATTCTGGGTGATGTGATCGAGTACGTTAGTGGTCGAAACGCTAATCTGTTCGTCGTATCGGACCACGGATTCGGACCAGTATCGACACTCGTTCATCTCAATGCCGTGCTGGCGAACGGCGGCTATCTCGCGCGGAAGCGCCAGGATGGTACGCGAAGTTCGCTCGCCAGGCTCGGTATCACGAAGTCGAACGTCCTCGAGACGCTGAAACGGTTTGGAGTCGACAACGGTCGGTTCGTCAACTCCCTCCCAAAGCCGCTCGTGGACCGCATCGCGGAACGCGTACCCGGCGATCACGGCCTGTACGACGTGGATTTCTCGGAAACCGTCGCATTCGCTCACGGACCGAGCTACATCTACGTCAACGATTCGAATCGCTTCGGCCACGGCATCGTCCCCCCAGAAGACGTTCCGGAGCTGAAGCGGGAACTGGCATCACTTTTTTCAGATTTGACTGACCCGGAAACGGGAGAAGAGGTGGTGACCGTCTCCGACGGAGACGACCTGTTCCCGACAGATACCGCGTCGCCGGATCTAGTCGTCGTCGGGAACGACGGATACGAGGAGAAGACGAACGTAACAGACTCCGTGTTCAGCGCGGCCGAGACCGAGATGGCCGGTCACCGGAGCCGTGGTGTGTTCTTCGCGTGGGGCCCGAACGTCAAAGACTGTGATCCAGTCGCGGATCTCTCCGTCGTGGACGTCGCTCCGACGGTGTTACACAGTATCGGTGAACCAATACCGGAAAACGTCGACGGAGCCGTACAGAACGAACTCCTCGAGACGAGTCGTGATTTAGCGGTTCGATCGGTCGAAGTTCGACAAAATGCCAACGAAACAACCGATACACAGCGAGACGACGACTTCGATGGTGTCGAAGAGCGGTTACGCGGCCTCGGTTACATGGAGTAA
- a CDS encoding glycosyltransferase family 61 protein has translation MTLEALIRNIEEKGFSYANTLVTLDRNQVTREELYDLFVKNGSLIDYGEPESVTVSEPDAVVEELPEMNRWQGTYTISKPFVGVVNDARIVGSPPLAISGSNYIADASVSPNVQTLNVIKSIPRTPKRIVSGNGKREPIEEGVLLHNSWHGGYFHWVAETLTRLEGVEKYIERTGRKPNLIVGPDLNSFQAESLALLGYDRDDLIHWQSAYCEVERLVVPSMRREIDPPNPSPFSHWWLRNTLRRRALDEIDTSRFSSRVYISRNDADTRRVLNESDLATVLDKYGFETYQLSKMTVEETIALFAQADCIVAPHGAGLADLIYTDDVALIEFMPEDRVNGVYYMLAKQVGGWYGYIGCQTHGSDITVPPQQLERSITAAIDRDQTAQTV, from the coding sequence ATGACATTAGAGGCACTCATACGGAATATCGAGGAGAAGGGCTTCTCGTACGCCAATACGCTCGTCACCCTCGACCGAAATCAGGTCACTCGAGAGGAGTTGTACGACTTATTCGTGAAGAACGGTTCGCTAATCGACTACGGCGAACCCGAGTCAGTGACGGTATCGGAGCCCGACGCCGTCGTCGAAGAACTGCCAGAAATGAATCGGTGGCAGGGGACGTATACGATATCGAAACCTTTCGTGGGTGTCGTAAACGATGCACGAATCGTCGGCTCCCCTCCGTTAGCAATCTCTGGCTCGAACTATATCGCAGACGCCTCCGTCAGCCCTAACGTTCAAACGCTCAATGTGATCAAGTCGATTCCCCGTACCCCAAAGCGGATCGTCTCGGGCAACGGTAAGCGGGAACCCATCGAAGAGGGCGTCCTATTACACAACAGTTGGCATGGTGGTTACTTCCACTGGGTTGCCGAAACGTTAACTCGATTGGAGGGTGTTGAAAAGTACATCGAGAGAACCGGTCGAAAGCCGAACCTAATCGTCGGTCCAGACCTGAACTCGTTTCAGGCAGAGTCGTTGGCATTGCTCGGCTACGATCGAGACGACCTGATTCACTGGCAATCTGCGTACTGCGAGGTCGAGCGTCTCGTCGTCCCATCGATGCGTCGAGAGATCGATCCACCGAATCCATCTCCGTTTTCACACTGGTGGCTCCGAAATACGCTTCGTCGACGGGCGCTCGATGAAATCGATACTTCTCGGTTTTCGAGTCGCGTTTACATCAGCCGCAACGATGCTGATACCCGCCGTGTGCTAAACGAGTCGGATCTTGCAACTGTACTCGACAAGTACGGATTCGAAACCTACCAGCTTTCGAAGATGACGGTTGAAGAAACGATAGCGCTGTTCGCCCAGGCAGACTGTATCGTGGCACCACACGGTGCCGGTTTGGCGGATCTTATTTACACTGATGATGTGGCACTCATCGAGTTCATGCCAGAGGATAGAGTAAATGGTGTTTACTATATGCTGGCAAAACAGGTCGGAGGCTGGTATGGATACATCGGCTGTCAGACTCACGGTTCTGACATCACTGTCCCTCCTCAGCAACTCG